Proteins encoded in a region of the Schistocerca serialis cubense isolate TAMUIC-IGC-003099 chromosome 6, iqSchSeri2.2, whole genome shotgun sequence genome:
- the LOC126484345 gene encoding general transcription factor IIF subunit 1 codes for MSSPGATIQEYSIRVPKNVKKNFKVMRFNSSVNVDFTKWSQVKMERENNMKEYRGLDEEQPKFGAGSEFGRDAREEARRRKYGINTKKYRPEDQPWILKIGGKTGKKFRGTREGGVAENASYYVFTHGQDGVIEAFPIQEWYNFQPTQRYKALSAEEAELEFSRRNKQVNYFSLMLRKRLRGDEEAETEEGEEAGKLKSKTKGKKGELKISEMDDWIDSDDEKGSESGEEKESDEEEKEKKKKKEDPKKKKKKDPLDEAFEESDDGDEEGREVDYISDSSDSVSDHEAKASKELKGVAEEDALRKLLSSGEEDEDEEDKEKEEGKDSEGEDKQKAEGAGGTKEDKEKKSKKKKHEKKKKDDGIVNDSSSDMSSDSSDSETDNKKKHSTNKSQKEPSSAASSRSVTPTKDTTGPESNKRKSTIAIEQMMNKKARLDNFASASVPTLSLGSNDSGITEDAVRRYLMRKPMTTTELLQKFKSKKTGLTSEQLVNIMTQILKRINPVKQTIKGKMYLSIKA; via the coding sequence AAGTGATGAGATTTAACTCGTCAGTGAATGTAGATTTCACAAAATGGTCGCAGGTCAAAATGGAGAGAGAGAACAACATGAAAGAATATAGAGGGCTAGACGAAGAACAACCAAAATTTGGTGCTGGCAGTGAATTTGGACGAGATGCGAGAGAAGAAGCTCGGCggagaaaatatggaataaatacTAAGAAATACCGTCCTGAAGATCAGCCGTGGATTCTGAAGATTGGTGGTAAAACTGGCAAAAAGTTTAGAGGGACCCGTGAAGGTGGTGTTGCAGAGAATGCTTCGTATTATGTGTTTACTCATGGTCAGGATGGTGTAATTGAAGCATTCCCAATTCAAGAATGGTATAATTTTCAACCCACACAGCGGTACAAGGCCTTGTCAGCAGAAGAAGCTGAACTAGAATTTAGCAGGCGTAACAAACAAGTGAATTACTTTTCGTTGATGTTAAGAAAGCGTCTGAGAGGAGATGAAGAAGCAGAaactgaggaaggagaagaagcagGGAAATTAAAATCTAAAACAAAGGGAAAGAAAGGTGAACTTAAAATATCAGAAATGGATGACTGGATAGATTCTGATGATGAGAAAGGGTCTGAAAGTGGCGAAGAAAAAGAATCAGAtgaggaagaaaaagagaaaaagaaaaaaaaagaagatccaaagaaaaagaaaaagaaagatcctCTAGATGAAGCATTTGAGGaaagtgatgatggtgatgaagaagGCAGGGAAGTTGATTATATATCAGATTCATCAGACAGTGTTTCTGATCATGAAGCAAAAGCAAGTAAAGAACTGAAAGGTGTGGCTGAAGAAGATGCACTTAGAAAACTCCTTTCATCtggagaagaagatgaagatgaagaagataaagaaaaagaagaaggcaaAGACAGTGAAGGAGAAGATAAACAGAAGGCTGAAGGTGCAGGAGGTACTAAAGAAGACaaggaaaagaaaagtaaaaagaagaaacatgaaaagaaaaagaaggatgATGGAATTGTTAATGATTCATCATCTGACATGAGTTCCGATAGTTCTGACTCTGAGACTGACAACAAGAAAAAGCATAGCACTAACAAATCTCAAAAGGAGCCAAGTAGTGCTGCCAGTTCACGGTCCGTAACACCCACTAAAGATACGACAGGACCAGAGAGCAATAAACGGAAGTCAACAATAGCTATTGAGCAAATGATGAATAAGAAGGCTCGGTTGGACAATTTTGCATCTGCCTCAGTTCCTACATTGTCTTTGGGCAGTAATGATTCTGGTATTACAGAAGATGCAGTAAGGCGATATTTGATGAGGAAACCAATGACGACAACAGAGCTGTTACAGAAATTTAAGTCCAAAAAGACTGGTTTAACATCAGAACAGTTGGTCAATATCATGACACAAATTCTTAAACGTATTAATCCTGTAAAAcaaacaataaaaggaaaaatgtaTCTTTCAATAAAGGCTTAG